The following coding sequences are from one Panicum hallii strain FIL2 chromosome 5, PHallii_v3.1, whole genome shotgun sequence window:
- the LOC112894375 gene encoding uncharacterized protein C227.17c-like isoform X1, with protein MSLTTVGFLYAAKIMDMKEKPETTSGPPPPRLDCIKCFDALWFCYSPFHQMQSYYRYGEFDNCFGKWGDLVDCLTLKTKRAAEVEEILIAREKAKPHIWTFRTVDEASDHWWRMYKHFVMMSPPLPGAAQPRPKSDKS; from the exons AT GAGTCTTACAACTGTTGGATTCCTATATGCAGCAAAGATTATGGATATGAAAGAGAAGCCAGAGACGACCAGTGGCCCACCACCGCCGCGTCTGGACTGCATAAAGTGCTTTGATGCTCTGTGGTTCTGCTACTCGCCATTCCACCAAATGCAGAGCTACTACCGGTACGGGGAGTTTGACAACTGCTTCGGCAAGTGGGGTGACCTCGTGGATTGCCTCACTCTCAAGACGAAGCGGGCGGCAGAGGTGGAGGAGATCCTCATCGCACGGGAGAAGGCCAAGCCACACATCTGGACCTTCCGGACAGTCGATGAAGCGTCAGACCACTGGTGGAGGATGTATAAGCATTTTGTGATGATGTCACCGCCACTGCCAGGTGCTGCGCAGCCTCGTCCCAAGTCTGATAAATCTTGA
- the LOC112894376 gene encoding uncharacterized protein C227.17c-like, with protein MCLFLYAAKIMDMKEKPETTSGPPPPRLDCIKCFDALWFCYSPFHQMQSYYRYGEFDNCFGKWGDLVDCLTLKTKRAAEVEEILIAREKAKPHIWTFRTVDEASDHWWRMYKHFVMMSPPLPGAAQPRPKSDKS; from the coding sequence ATGTGTTTATTCCTATATGCAGCAAAGATTATGGATATGAAAGAGAAGCCAGAGACGACCAGTGGCCCACCACCGCCGCGTCTGGACTGCATAAAGTGCTTTGATGCTCTGTGGTTCTGCTACTCGCCATTCCACCAAATGCAGAGCTACTACCGGTATGGGGAGTTTGACAACTGCTTCGGCAAGTGGGGTGACCTCGTGGATTGCCTCACTCTCAAGACGAAGCGGGCGGCAGAGGTGGAGGAGATCCTCATCGCACGGGAGAAGGCCAAGCCACACATCTGGACCTTCCGGACAGTCGATGAAGCGTCAGACCACTGGTGGAGGATGTATAAGCATTTTGTGATGATGTCACCGCCACTGCCAGGTGCTGCGCAGCCTCGTCCCAAGTCTGATAAATCTTGA
- the LOC112894375 gene encoding uncharacterized protein C227.17c-like isoform X2, with protein MDMKEKPETTSGPPPPRLDCIKCFDALWFCYSPFHQMQSYYRYGEFDNCFGKWGDLVDCLTLKTKRAAEVEEILIAREKAKPHIWTFRTVDEASDHWWRMYKHFVMMSPPLPGAAQPRPKSDKS; from the coding sequence ATGGATATGAAAGAGAAGCCAGAGACGACCAGTGGCCCACCACCGCCGCGTCTGGACTGCATAAAGTGCTTTGATGCTCTGTGGTTCTGCTACTCGCCATTCCACCAAATGCAGAGCTACTACCGGTACGGGGAGTTTGACAACTGCTTCGGCAAGTGGGGTGACCTCGTGGATTGCCTCACTCTCAAGACGAAGCGGGCGGCAGAGGTGGAGGAGATCCTCATCGCACGGGAGAAGGCCAAGCCACACATCTGGACCTTCCGGACAGTCGATGAAGCGTCAGACCACTGGTGGAGGATGTATAAGCATTTTGTGATGATGTCACCGCCACTGCCAGGTGCTGCGCAGCCTCGTCCCAAGTCTGATAAATCTTGA
- the LOC112891942 gene encoding cytochrome P450 734A6 isoform X1: MGWGWAAAGLAAAAAAAYVAAKLMEVLWWRPRRVEEHFARQGIRGPRYRFFVGCVREMVALMVAASAAPMPRPYRSHNVLPRVLAFYHHWRKIYGSTFLIWFGPTPRLAVADPDLIREILLSRAEHFDRYESHPMVRQLEGEGLVSLRGEKWAHRRRVLTPAFRMENLKLLLPFVGRTVVDMVDKWRDMAAAGSGEVEIDVSEWFQVVTEDAITRTAFGRSYEDGKAVFKLQTQLMAFASEAFRKVFIPGYRFLPTKKNTSSWKLDKEIRKNLATLIGRRQEAAHDEKLSGCAKDLLGLMINESSNGGKVSPITVNDIVEECKTFFFAGKQTTSNLLTWTTVVLAMHPEWQELARQEVLDVCGARDIPSRDQLAKLKTLGMILNETLRLYPPAVATVRRAKADVELGGCLIPRDTELLIPIMAVHHDARLWGPDATQFNPARFARGVAQAARHPTAFIPFGMGARMCIGQNLALLEAKLAVAIILQRFDFRLSPSYLHAPTVLMLLHPQYGAPVIFRPRPSEPSDRDRGV, encoded by the exons ATGGGGTggggctgggcggcggcggggctggctgcggccgcggcggcggcgtacgTGGCGGCGAAGCTGATGGAGGTGCTGtggtggcggccgcggcgggtGGAGGAGCACTTCGCGCGGCAGGGGATCAGGGGCCCCCGCTACCGCTTCTTCGTGGGCTGCGTCCGCGAGATGGTGGCGCTCATGgtggccgcctccgccgcgccaaTGCCGCGCCCCTACCGCTCCCACAACGTGCTCCCGCGGGTACTCGCCTTCTACCACCACTGGAGGAAAATCTACG GTTCCACGTTCCTGATATGGTTCGGCCCGACGCCGAGGCTCGCCGTCGCCGACCCCGACCTCATCCGGGAGATCCTGCTGTCCCGCGCCGAGCACTTCGACCGCTACGAGTCGCACCCCATGGTGCGCCAGCTCGAGGGGGAGGGGCTCGTCAGCCTGCGCGGCGAGAAGTGGGCGCACCGCCGCAGGGTGCTCACGCCGGCGTTCCGCATGGAGAACCTCAAG ctgctgctgccgtTCGTGGGGAGGACGGTGGTCGACATGGTGGACAAGTGGCGTGACATGGCCGCGGCGGGGTCCGGCGAGGTCGAGATCGACGTGTCCGAGTGGTTCCAGGTGGTGACGGAGGACGCCATCACCCGCACGGCCTTCGGCCGGAGCTACGAGGACGGCAAGGCCGTCTTCAAGCTTCAGACCCAGCTCATGGCCTTCGCCTCGGAGGCGTTCCGCAAGGTCTTCATCCCTGGATACAG GTTCTTGCCAACCAAGAAGAACACAAGCTCGTGGAAGCTGGACAAGGAGATCAGAAAGAACCTGGCGACACTAATTGGCCGGCGGCAGGAAGCCGCGCACGACGAGAAGCTCAGCGGCTGCGCCAAGGACCTCCTTGGGCTCATGATCAATGAGAGCAGCAATGGCGGCAAGGTGAGCCCCATCACCGTGAACGACATCGTGGAGGAGTGCAAGACGTTCTTCTTCGCCGGCAAGCAGACGACGTCGAACCTCCTGACGTGGACCACCGTCGTGCTCGCCATGCACCCCGAGTGGCAGGAGCTCGCCCGGCAGGAGGTCCTCGACGTCTGCGGCGCGCGTGACATCCCCTCCCGCGACCAGCTCGCCAAGCTCAAGACG CTCGGGATGATCCTTAACGAGACGCTGCGGCTATACCCGCCGGCGGTGGCGACGGTGCGGCGAGCCAAGGCCGACGTGGAGCTGGGCGGGTGCCTGATCCCGCGCGACACGGAGCTGCTGATCCCGATCATGGCCGTGCACCACGACGCGCGGCTGTGGGGCCCCGACGCCACGCAGTTCAACCCGGCGCGGTTCGCCAGGGGCGTGGCGCAGGCCGCCAGGCACCCGACGGCGTTCATCCCCTTCGGGATGGGCGCCCGGATGTGCATCGGCCAGAACCTGGCGCTCCTGGAGGCCAAGCTCGCGGTGGCCATCATCCTCCAGCGGTTCGACTTCCGGCTGTCGCCCAGCTACCTCCACGCGCCGACGGTCCTGATGCTCCTCCACCCGCAGTACGGGGCGCCCGTGATCTTCCGGCCGCGACCatccgagccgtccgatcgCGACCGGGGTGTGTGA
- the LOC112891942 gene encoding cytochrome P450 734A6 isoform X2 produces MSPAAASPVVVVVPGPPVATPLPPPAPLSPLLVSCCHPVGQQQRVQCNAAGGVHRVWYRTCSGIAGISLCRVPSLPPRRLVGRLLTWCSTFLIWFGPTPRLAVADPDLIREILLSRAEHFDRYESHPMVRQLEGEGLVSLRGEKWAHRRRVLTPAFRMENLKLLLPFVGRTVVDMVDKWRDMAAAGSGEVEIDVSEWFQVVTEDAITRTAFGRSYEDGKAVFKLQTQLMAFASEAFRKVFIPGYRFLPTKKNTSSWKLDKEIRKNLATLIGRRQEAAHDEKLSGCAKDLLGLMINESSNGGKVSPITVNDIVEECKTFFFAGKQTTSNLLTWTTVVLAMHPEWQELARQEVLDVCGARDIPSRDQLAKLKTLGMILNETLRLYPPAVATVRRAKADVELGGCLIPRDTELLIPIMAVHHDARLWGPDATQFNPARFARGVAQAARHPTAFIPFGMGARMCIGQNLALLEAKLAVAIILQRFDFRLSPSYLHAPTVLMLLHPQYGAPVIFRPRPSEPSDRDRGV; encoded by the exons ATGTCTCCAGCCGCGGCGTcgcccgtcgtcgtcgtcgtccccggCCCACCGGTCGCCACGCCGCTGCCGCCACctgctcccctctcccctctcctcgtGTCGTGCTGTCATCCGGTAGGGCAGCAGCAGCGTGTACAGTGCAATGCGGCGGGGGGTGTACACAGGGTGTGGTATCGTACCTGCTCCGGCATCGCCGGCATCTCGCTCTGCCGTGTCCCGTCCCTGCCTCCTCGGCGGCTGGTGGGGCGCCTGCTGACGTGGT GTTCCACGTTCCTGATATGGTTCGGCCCGACGCCGAGGCTCGCCGTCGCCGACCCCGACCTCATCCGGGAGATCCTGCTGTCCCGCGCCGAGCACTTCGACCGCTACGAGTCGCACCCCATGGTGCGCCAGCTCGAGGGGGAGGGGCTCGTCAGCCTGCGCGGCGAGAAGTGGGCGCACCGCCGCAGGGTGCTCACGCCGGCGTTCCGCATGGAGAACCTCAAG ctgctgctgccgtTCGTGGGGAGGACGGTGGTCGACATGGTGGACAAGTGGCGTGACATGGCCGCGGCGGGGTCCGGCGAGGTCGAGATCGACGTGTCCGAGTGGTTCCAGGTGGTGACGGAGGACGCCATCACCCGCACGGCCTTCGGCCGGAGCTACGAGGACGGCAAGGCCGTCTTCAAGCTTCAGACCCAGCTCATGGCCTTCGCCTCGGAGGCGTTCCGCAAGGTCTTCATCCCTGGATACAG GTTCTTGCCAACCAAGAAGAACACAAGCTCGTGGAAGCTGGACAAGGAGATCAGAAAGAACCTGGCGACACTAATTGGCCGGCGGCAGGAAGCCGCGCACGACGAGAAGCTCAGCGGCTGCGCCAAGGACCTCCTTGGGCTCATGATCAATGAGAGCAGCAATGGCGGCAAGGTGAGCCCCATCACCGTGAACGACATCGTGGAGGAGTGCAAGACGTTCTTCTTCGCCGGCAAGCAGACGACGTCGAACCTCCTGACGTGGACCACCGTCGTGCTCGCCATGCACCCCGAGTGGCAGGAGCTCGCCCGGCAGGAGGTCCTCGACGTCTGCGGCGCGCGTGACATCCCCTCCCGCGACCAGCTCGCCAAGCTCAAGACG CTCGGGATGATCCTTAACGAGACGCTGCGGCTATACCCGCCGGCGGTGGCGACGGTGCGGCGAGCCAAGGCCGACGTGGAGCTGGGCGGGTGCCTGATCCCGCGCGACACGGAGCTGCTGATCCCGATCATGGCCGTGCACCACGACGCGCGGCTGTGGGGCCCCGACGCCACGCAGTTCAACCCGGCGCGGTTCGCCAGGGGCGTGGCGCAGGCCGCCAGGCACCCGACGGCGTTCATCCCCTTCGGGATGGGCGCCCGGATGTGCATCGGCCAGAACCTGGCGCTCCTGGAGGCCAAGCTCGCGGTGGCCATCATCCTCCAGCGGTTCGACTTCCGGCTGTCGCCCAGCTACCTCCACGCGCCGACGGTCCTGATGCTCCTCCACCCGCAGTACGGGGCGCCCGTGATCTTCCGGCCGCGACCatccgagccgtccgatcgCGACCGGGGTGTGTGA
- the LOC112895750 gene encoding uncharacterized protein LOC112895750, protein MAVSSGIAAFSVRAPAPAPAFRPCAAAGGARMRAGGDGGGAKWWAPLLGWSGQPDYIEAQPAAAAEEEHQHQQPSSRAAARRFGVLTEDKARQLRMQMMETESFHDAMYHSAIASRLASASPDKH, encoded by the coding sequence ATGGCAGTGTCGTCCGGGATCGCCGCCTTCTCCGtccgcgcgccggcgccggcgcccgcgtTCCGGccgtgcgcggcggccggcggggccaggatgcgcgccggcggcgacggcgggggcgCCAAGTGGTGGGCGCCGCTGCTAGGGTGGTCCGGCCAGCCGGACTACATCGAGGCGcagccggccgcggcggcggaggaggagcatcAGCACCAGCAGCCGTCCtcccgcgcggcggcgcggaggttCGGCGTGCTGACGGAGGACAAGGCGCGGCAGCTGCGGATGCAGATGATGGAGACGGAGAGCTTCCACGACGCCATGTACCACTCCGCCATCGCCTCCCGCCTCGCCTCCGCCTCGCCCGACAAGCACTAG
- the LOC112894748 gene encoding boron transporter 4-like: MDLLCSPFRGVIADVKGRAAWYRHDWVAGLRSGFRILAPTMYIFFASALPVIAFGEQLSTATNGRLTTVETLASTAICGTIHSILGGQPLLIVGVAEPTIIMYTYLYNFAKKQQGLGEQLYLAWTGWVCIWTAIMLFLLAMFNASNIISRFTRVAGELFGMLITVLFLQEAIKGIISEFSVPENADSSSPIHQFQWLYVNGLLGVIFSIGLLYTALRTRRARSWLYGVGCLRSFIADYGVPLMVIVWTALSYTLPSKVPSGVPRRLLSPLPWESSSLGHWTIVKDLFSVPLAYIFAAILPALMVAGLYFFDHSVASQLAQQKEYNLKKPSAYHYDIFVLGIMVLLCGLIGIPPSNGVLPQSPMHTRSLAVLKRQLLSKKMVDTAKESIGKSATRLEIYGKMQEVFIQMDSEQNADSVDKELKNFKDAVLQEGDEEGKLAREFDPRKHIEAHLPVRVNEQRLSNLLQSILVGGCVGAMPVIRMVPTSVLWGYFAYMAIDSLPGNQFWERIQLLFIMESRRYKVLEGPHASFVESVPPKTIAIFTIFQLVYLLICFGITWIPIAGILFPVPFFLMILIRQYLLPKFFDTMVLRELDAAEYEELDGVPHEHTLEDEVSEVGSCISRPDAEILDELTTNRGELKHRTSSLREERPVQVPSSAVQPSL, from the exons ATGGATCTGCTATGTAGTCCCTTCAGGGGAGTTATTGCTGATGTCAAAGGAAGGGCAGCCTGGTACAGACATGATTGGGTTGCAGGACTCCGTTCTGGCTTCAG GATATTGGCACCTACCATGTATATCTTCTTTGCCTCTGCACTTCCTGTGATTGCCTTTGGCGAGCAACTGAGCACGGCAACAA ATGGTAGACTCACAACAGTTGAAACATTGGCATCTACGGCGATATGTGGCACCATACATTCAATTCTTGGAGGGCAGCCTTTGTTGATTGTTGGAGTTGCCGAACCAACTATTATCATGTACACTTATCTCTACAACTTTGCCAAGAAGCAGCAAGGCCTGGGAGAGCAACTATATTTGGCGTGGACCGGATG GGTCTGCATCTGGACTGCCATCATGTTGTTTCTTTTGGCAATGTTCAATGCTTCCAACATTATTAGCAGATTTACAAGGGTTGCAGGGGAACTTTTTGGGATGTTAATCACTGTTTTGTTCTTGCAAGAGGCAATCAAG GGGATCATAAGTGAATTTAGTGTTCCTGAAAATGCAGACAGCAGCTCGCCAATACACCAATTCCAGTGGCTGTATGTCAATGGCCTACTTGGTGTCATATTTTCCATTGGCTTACTGTACACTGCATTGAGGACCAGGCGAGCAAGGTCATGGCTGTACGGAGTAG GGTGTCTTAGAAGCTTCATAGCTGATTATGGTGTCCCACTTATGGTAATTGTGTGGACAGCATTGTCATATACCCTGCCAAGCAAGGTGCCGTCAGGAGTCCCCAGGAGGCTGTTGTCTCCACTTCCCTGGGAGTCAAGTTCACTGGGACACTGGACCATAGTGAAG GATTTGTTTTCTGTCCCTCTGGCGTATATATTTGCAGCCATTCTACCTGCTCTGATGGTTGCAGGACTTTACTTCTTTGATCATAGCGTAGCTTCACAGTTGGCGCAACAAAAGGAGTATAATTTGAAGAAGCCTTCTGCCTACCATTATGACATTTTTGTTCTTGGAATCATG GTCCTGCTCTGCGGTTTGATTGGCATCCCTCCATCTAATGGAGTCCTTCCTCAGTCTCCCATGCACACAAGAAGTCTTGCTGTCCTTAAGAGACAG TTGCTAAGCAAAAAGATGGTTGATACTGCCAAGGAGAGCATAGGGAAAAGTGCAACCAGGTTGGAAATATATGGCAAGATGCAAGAAGTTTTCATCCAAATGGACAGCGAACAGAAT GCTGATTCTGTTGATAAGGAATTGAAGAACTTTAAGGATGCTGTTCTGCAAGAAGGTGATGAAGAAGGGAAATTGGCTAGAGAATTTGACCCTCGGAAACATATAGAAGCCCACTTGCCTGTTCGAGTGAATGAACAGAGACTGAGTAATCTACTGCAATCCATATTGGTTGGTGGTTGTGTTGGAGCTATGCCAGTCATCAGGATGGTACCAACATCGGTTCTCTGGGGTTACTTTGCCTACATGGCCATTGACAGTCTACCTGGGAATCAGTTCTGGGAGAggatccaacttttgttcatcATGGAAAGCCGACGCTACAA GGTTCTTGAAGGTCCTCATGCGTCTTTTGTGGAGTCTGTGCCTCCTAAAACAATAGCCATCTTCACGATCTTTCAGTTGGTTTACCTCCTGATATGCTTCGGCATAACATGGATACCGATAGCGGGTATTCTGTTCCCAGTGCCTTTCTTCCTTATGATACTCATCAGGCAGTATCTCCTCCCAAAGTTTTTTGATACAATGGTATTGAGGGAATTGGACGCAGCTGAGTATGAAGAACTTGATGGCGTCCCCCACGAACACACACTG GAGGATGAAGTATCTGAGGTAGGAAGCTGCATTAGCCGTCCAGATGCTGAGATATTGGACGAACTCACAACCAATCGCGGAGAACTAAAGCACAGAACTTCAAGCCTACGTGAAGAAAGACCGGTTCAG GTTCCTTCAAGTGCTGTTCAGCCGAGCCTGTGA